The Rhodoferax sediminis genome has a segment encoding these proteins:
- a CDS encoding CopG family transcriptional regulator produces the protein MSRLTITLSESRYRALKEAAAQRDKTIGQLIDESLDFYGIKSREQALDLVRRARTHSQLSEEQALTLAQDEVRASRRAS, from the coding sequence ATGAGCCGCCTCACCATCACACTCTCGGAATCCCGCTATCGGGCATTGAAGGAAGCCGCCGCCCAGCGCGACAAAACCATCGGCCAGTTGATCGACGAAAGTCTCGACTTCTATGGCATCAAGTCGCGCGAACAGGCACTCGATCTGGTGCGCCGTGCTCGTACGCACAGCCAGTTGAGCGAAGAGCAGGCGCTCACCCTCGCACAAGATGAAGTGCGCGCGTCGCGCCGCGCATCGTGA
- a CDS encoding type II toxin-antitoxin system Phd/YefM family antitoxin, whose product MTITTLSSREFNQAASEAKKAANKGPVFITDRGRPAHVLMSMALYQRLTGSRQKIADLLAMPGIEDVELEIPRLRDLAQPADLS is encoded by the coding sequence ATGACCATCACAACCTTATCAAGCCGGGAGTTCAACCAGGCCGCAAGCGAGGCAAAAAAGGCAGCCAACAAGGGGCCTGTGTTCATCACAGACCGGGGCCGGCCAGCCCATGTGCTGATGAGCATGGCGCTTTATCAGCGCCTGACCGGCAGCCGCCAGAAGATTGCCGACTTGTTGGCCATGCCGGGCATTGAGGATGTTGAACTTGAGATTCCCCGTTTGCGTGACCTCGCACAGCCTGCGGACCTTTCCTGA
- a CDS encoding cyclic pyranopterin monophosphate synthase MoaC — MRWDAQNREKAANPRQSTVSMEALTAVQVALLTIYDMVKAVDRGMTMTDVRVLEKHGGKSGSFVNP, encoded by the coding sequence ATTCGGTGGGACGCTCAAAATCGTGAGAAGGCCGCAAACCCGCGCCAGTCAACGGTTTCCATGGAAGCCTTGACCGCCGTGCAGGTCGCGCTGCTGACCATCTACGACATGGTCAAGGCGGTGGATCGCGGCATGACCATGACCGACGTGCGTGTGCTGGAAAAGCACGGCGGCAAGTCGGGCAGTTTCGTCAATCCGTAG
- a CDS encoding putative toxin-antitoxin system toxin component, PIN family — protein sequence MSEFAIIDTNVVVAGLLTARADSPVARILDGMLAATFAFVVSEALLAEYRAVLLRPKLCRLHGLSEAEVDTILADLARHAIVLPPAGTAPQAPDPGDQFLWDLLASRADLVLVTGDKLLLQDKAGPQRVISPETFAARLQH from the coding sequence GTGAGCGAATTTGCCATCATCGACACGAATGTGGTCGTTGCCGGCCTGCTCACCGCGCGCGCCGATTCGCCCGTGGCCCGCATCCTCGACGGCATGCTGGCTGCGACGTTCGCCTTCGTGGTCTCCGAAGCGCTGCTGGCGGAGTACCGTGCGGTGCTGCTGCGGCCCAAGCTGTGCCGGCTCCATGGACTGTCGGAAGCGGAGGTCGACACCATCCTGGCCGACCTGGCCCGGCACGCCATCGTGCTGCCCCCCGCCGGCACCGCGCCCCAGGCCCCGGACCCGGGCGACCAGTTTCTCTGGGACCTGCTCGCCAGCCGGGCCGACCTGGTGCTGGTGACCGGCGACAAACTGCTGCTGCAAGACAAGGCTGGGCCGCAACGGGTGATCTCGCCAGAGACCTTTGCCGCCCGGCTGCAGCATTGA
- a CDS encoding addiction module antidote protein: MTEKLTTYDPAEDLTSDEAMALFMAEAFQTNDAGYIAHALGVVARAKGMTQIAGQTGLSREQLYRSFSENGNPTLKTTLAVMKALGIELTAKVPAAA, translated from the coding sequence ATGACTGAAAAACTGACCACCTATGATCCCGCCGAGGATTTGACCTCTGACGAAGCGATGGCGCTCTTCATGGCCGAGGCGTTCCAGACGAATGACGCCGGCTACATCGCGCATGCGTTGGGGGTCGTCGCCCGGGCCAAAGGAATGACGCAAATTGCGGGGCAAACCGGGCTTTCCCGCGAGCAGCTTTACCGCTCCTTCAGCGAGAACGGCAATCCAACCCTGAAGACAACCTTGGCGGTCATGAAGGCCCTGGGCATCGAGCTGACTGCCAAAGTTCCGGCTGCCGCATAG
- a CDS encoding type II toxin-antitoxin system RelE/ParE family toxin produces the protein MIEIKQTEIFRKWRTRLKDERARILIASRLDRLAFGLAGDAEPVGQGVSELRIHHGPGYRIYFQKRGSTIIVLLCGGDKSTQAKDIKIAKRLADEWSE, from the coding sequence ATGATCGAGATAAAACAAACGGAAATATTCAGGAAGTGGCGAACCCGACTCAAGGACGAACGGGCGCGCATCTTGATTGCATCCCGTCTGGACCGCCTCGCCTTTGGTCTTGCGGGCGATGCGGAACCCGTGGGGCAGGGAGTCAGCGAATTGCGTATCCACCATGGCCCCGGATACCGCATCTACTTCCAGAAACGGGGAAGCACGATCATTGTCCTGCTGTGCGGCGGTGACAAAAGCACGCAGGCGAAGGACATCAAAATTGCGAAGCGTCTGGCGGATGAATGGAGCGAATGA
- the galE gene encoding UDP-glucose 4-epimerase GalE, producing MTPPILITGGAGYIGSHTAVTLMEAGHKVVIVDNLSNSSVRVLERLRQLCGDAFEFVQADVRDGAALDGVFVRHSVASVIHFAGLKAVGESVAQPLRYFDNNVGGTVSLLQAMERANLRRLVFSSSATVYGEPQQVPIPETAPLSATNPYGRTKLVCEDMLRDLLAADPRWQVAILRYFNPVGAHASGLIGEAPSGAPNNLMPYITQVAVGQREFLSVFGNDYPTPDGTGVRDYIHVMDLARGHLAALEYLARGQRSITVNLGTGSGVSVQQLVDTFARVTGRPIAHRYVARRPGDVAACWADTTLARTLLGWQAEHDLVRMCEDAWRWQAMNPAGYGS from the coding sequence ATGACACCTCCCATCCTCATCACCGGCGGCGCCGGCTACATCGGCTCGCACACCGCCGTCACGCTCATGGAGGCGGGGCACAAGGTCGTCATCGTCGACAACCTGAGCAACAGCAGCGTGCGCGTGCTGGAGCGGCTGCGCCAGTTGTGCGGCGATGCCTTCGAGTTCGTGCAGGCCGACGTGCGCGACGGCGCCGCGCTGGACGGCGTCTTCGTGCGGCATTCCGTGGCCAGCGTGATCCACTTTGCCGGCCTCAAGGCCGTGGGCGAGTCGGTGGCGCAGCCGCTGCGCTACTTCGACAACAACGTCGGGGGCACCGTCAGCCTGCTGCAGGCGATGGAGCGCGCTAATCTGCGCCGTCTGGTGTTCAGCTCATCGGCCACCGTGTACGGCGAGCCGCAGCAGGTGCCGATTCCCGAGACCGCGCCGCTGAGCGCCACCAACCCTTACGGCCGCACCAAGCTCGTCTGCGAGGACATGCTGCGCGACCTGCTCGCGGCCGACCCGCGCTGGCAGGTCGCGATCCTGCGCTACTTCAACCCCGTCGGCGCGCACGCCAGCGGCCTGATCGGCGAGGCGCCCAGCGGCGCGCCCAACAACCTCATGCCCTACATCACCCAGGTCGCCGTGGGCCAGCGCGAGTTCCTGAGCGTCTTCGGCAATGACTACCCCACGCCGGATGGCACCGGCGTGCGCGACTACATCCACGTGATGGATCTGGCGCGCGGGCACCTGGCGGCGCTGGAGTATCTGGCGCGCGGGCAGCGGTCCATCACGGTGAACCTGGGCACCGGCTCCGGCGTCAGCGTGCAGCAACTGGTCGACACCTTTGCGCGCGTGACGGGACGCCCCATTGCGCACCGCTATGTGGCGCGCCGCCCCGGCGACGTGGCCGCCTGCTGGGCCGACACCACGCTGGCGCGCACGCTCTTGGGCTGGCAGGCCGAGCACGACCTGGTGCGCATGTGCGAAGACGCCTGGCGCTGGCAGGCGATGAATCCTGCGGGGTATGGAAGTTAA
- a CDS encoding PglL family O-oligosaccharyltransferase gives MQSIPIFFLIALPWLNPFAPGPSPAAVPLLFSWACAAGLLVLCSRLSSRDFCGRLVTTAAWAWVAAGLVSSVMGLCQYFGAGASLLPWVNQTELGEAFANLRQRNQFATLTNMALAALLWLVATGRFGARRAGLAWGAWIAAALLMAGNAASSSRTGLLQLVLLCALAWLWGGWRQPALRRVLLAAVLAYALAAVLLPWLAGFGLFGHDALARLRAGDELCASRLTLWSNVLQLIAQHPWLGWGWGQLAYAHYITLFDGPRFCAILDNAHNLPLQLAVTLGIPAALLVCGGFVWWAWRQRPWAEADPTRRMAWAILAVIGLHSLLEYPLWYGPFQIAFGLCLAWLWLTGARRNVASNRPVALGVSAQVAIVSVAITALAGVLYAAWDYHRVSQIYLAPEQRDAPYRGDTLAKVRDSMLFRNPARFAELTITELTPGNAAQMRALAGRLLHYSPEPRVIEKLIAADVLLGRDEDAQFHLARFRAAFPKDYAQWTADDARLPQKLRALVP, from the coding sequence ATGCAATCCATCCCGATTTTTTTCCTGATCGCCCTGCCCTGGCTCAATCCGTTTGCGCCCGGCCCGTCGCCGGCCGCGGTGCCGTTGCTGTTCTCGTGGGCCTGTGCCGCGGGTTTGCTGGTGCTGTGCAGCCGCCTCTCGAGCCGGGACTTTTGCGGGCGCCTGGTCACTACCGCCGCCTGGGCCTGGGTGGCGGCCGGCCTGGTCAGCAGCGTCATGGGGCTGTGCCAATACTTCGGCGCGGGCGCCAGCCTGCTGCCGTGGGTGAACCAGACCGAGCTGGGCGAGGCCTTTGCCAACCTGCGCCAGCGCAACCAGTTTGCGACATTGACCAACATGGCGCTGGCCGCGCTGCTTTGGCTGGTGGCAACGGGGCGTTTCGGTGCGCGCCGCGCGGGGCTGGCGTGGGGGGCGTGGATCGCGGCGGCGCTGCTGATGGCGGGCAACGCGGCGTCATCGTCGCGCACCGGGCTGCTGCAACTGGTGTTGCTGTGCGCGCTGGCCTGGCTGTGGGGCGGCTGGCGCCAGCCGGCCCTGCGCCGCGTCCTGTTGGCGGCCGTGCTGGCCTATGCGTTGGCCGCGGTGCTCCTGCCATGGCTGGCCGGCTTCGGGCTGTTCGGACACGACGCGCTTGCGCGCCTGCGCGCCGGCGACGAGCTTTGCGCCAGCCGCCTCACGCTCTGGTCCAACGTGCTGCAGCTGATCGCGCAGCACCCGTGGCTCGGCTGGGGCTGGGGCCAGCTCGCCTACGCGCACTACATCACTTTGTTCGACGGCCCGCGTTTTTGCGCCATCCTGGACAACGCGCACAACCTGCCGCTGCAACTGGCGGTGACGCTCGGCATCCCGGCGGCGCTGCTCGTCTGCGGTGGCTTTGTGTGGTGGGCGTGGCGGCAGCGGCCCTGGGCTGAGGCCGACCCGACGCGTCGCATGGCGTGGGCGATTCTGGCGGTGATCGGGCTGCACAGCCTGCTCGAATACCCGCTGTGGTACGGGCCGTTCCAGATCGCGTTCGGCCTGTGCCTGGCGTGGCTGTGGCTGACGGGGGCGCGCCGGAATGTGGCGTCAAATCGGCCTGTAGCCCTTGGTGTATCAGCACAAGTAGCTATTGTTTCAGTAGCGATCACGGCATTGGCGGGGGTGCTGTACGCGGCCTGGGACTATCACCGCGTGAGCCAGATCTACCTCGCCCCCGAGCAGCGCGACGCCCCCTACCGCGGCGACACGCTGGCCAAGGTGCGCGACTCAATGCTGTTCAGGAACCCCGCGCGTTTTGCCGAACTCACCATCACCGAGCTGACACCGGGCAATGCGGCGCAGATGCGCGCGCTGGCCGGCCGCTTGCTGCACTACTCACCCGAGCCGCGCGTGATCGAAAAACTGATAGCGGCCGACGTGCTGCTCGGCCGCGATGAGGACGCGCAGTTCCATCTGGCGCGTTTTCGGGCGGCGTTTCCCAAAGACTATGCGCAGTGGACGGCGGACGATGCCCGCCTGCCGCAAAAGCTGCGGGCTTTGGTACCGTGA
- a CDS encoding pilin — MKRSMQKVQKGFTLIELMIVVAIIGILAAVALPAYKDYTVKARMSEVVLAASQCRTSISEAVQTMSVSSVGTADGWGCEANIADTAGAGPTKMVQSVRTSASGVITVKPDATALGVTLAPATDFLTLSPFKDVALTTAIDVSAANKDQGSQIAGWKCLGSTALINKYLPGSCK; from the coding sequence ATGAAGCGTTCCATGCAAAAGGTTCAAAAGGGTTTCACCCTGATCGAGTTGATGATCGTCGTGGCGATCATCGGTATTTTGGCGGCCGTGGCGTTGCCGGCGTACAAGGATTACACGGTAAAGGCGCGTATGTCAGAAGTGGTTTTGGCTGCGTCGCAGTGCCGCACATCCATCAGTGAGGCCGTGCAAACGATGAGCGTCAGTTCTGTAGGCACTGCAGACGGCTGGGGTTGCGAAGCAAACATCGCAGACACAGCTGGTGCAGGCCCCACGAAAATGGTGCAATCCGTCAGGACCAGTGCGAGTGGCGTGATTACCGTAAAACCGGATGCCACCGCTTTGGGCGTAACACTTGCGCCGGCCACCGACTTCCTCACACTCTCGCCCTTCAAAGACGTGGCTTTGACCACCGCAATTGATGTGAGCGCTGCGAACAAAGACCAAGGTTCGCAAATCGCAGGCTGGAAGTGTCTGGGTTCTACGGCGCTGATCAATAAATACCTGCCTGGCTCCTGCAAGTAA
- a CDS encoding ASCH domain-containing protein has protein sequence MEITKALIIDTPHIDRILAGQKSWELRSTATKVRGPIALIRKGSGTVVGVVEIADSLGPLTEPQMLENTTRHMVTAERIKNGEVAKYKHAWVLKNPRPLTTPIPYEHPNGAVIWVNLQPAVVAQLAI, from the coding sequence ATGGAAATCACAAAAGCATTGATCATAGATACACCTCACATCGACCGCATCCTCGCCGGGCAGAAGTCCTGGGAGCTTCGCAGCACGGCAACGAAGGTCCGAGGTCCGATTGCGCTCATCCGCAAGGGGTCTGGCACGGTCGTCGGCGTGGTCGAAATTGCCGACAGCCTGGGTCCATTGACAGAACCTCAAATGCTGGAGAACACGACCCGGCACATGGTCACCGCCGAGCGAATCAAGAATGGCGAGGTCGCCAAATACAAGCACGCGTGGGTCCTGAAAAACCCCAGACCACTAACAACGCCGATTCCCTATGAGCATCCGAATGGCGCCGTGATCTGGGTAAATCTGCAGCCCGCCGTGGTGGCGCAATTGGCGATATAG
- the tfpZ gene encoding TfpX/TfpZ family type IV pilin accessory protein: protein MLARLNLRSRLRAAGLHLLVSAAFATLAATLVFDLWYPDAYRLLAGGRDLFLLVVSVDVVLGPLLTFAVFNPAKGWPHLRRDLAVIGLLQLGALLYGLHTVYIARPVALVFEVDRLRVVAADAVYTPELPQALPQYRSLPLTGPWLLAARAARPGEERNQALFMALGGADTGQRPLFWQPYSEARDRVLARSRPVAVLLAHDPAHSADLATRLRAFKLDPQQARFLPVIARGDWVALLRPNGEVAGFAPYDGFF from the coding sequence ATGCTGGCACGTTTGAACCTCCGCTCCCGCCTGCGCGCCGCGGGCCTGCATCTGCTGGTCTCCGCTGCATTCGCGACCCTGGCCGCGACTCTCGTCTTCGACCTGTGGTACCCCGACGCCTACCGCCTGCTGGCGGGCGGGCGCGATCTGTTCCTTCTGGTCGTGTCGGTGGACGTGGTGCTGGGGCCGCTGCTGACCTTCGCCGTTTTCAATCCGGCCAAGGGCTGGCCGCACCTCAGGCGCGACCTCGCGGTGATCGGCCTGCTGCAACTCGGCGCCCTGCTCTACGGCTTGCATACGGTGTACATCGCGCGCCCCGTCGCACTGGTGTTCGAGGTGGATCGCCTGCGCGTCGTCGCGGCGGACGCCGTGTACACGCCCGAACTGCCCCAGGCGCTGCCGCAATATCGCAGCCTGCCACTCACCGGGCCGTGGCTGCTCGCCGCGCGGGCGGCGCGCCCCGGTGAGGAGCGCAACCAGGCCTTGTTCATGGCATTGGGTGGTGCCGACACGGGACAGCGGCCGCTGTTCTGGCAGCCGTACAGCGAGGCGCGGGACCGGGTGCTGGCCCGGTCCAGGCCGGTGGCCGTGCTGCTGGCGCACGACCCGGCCCACAGCGCCGACCTTGCCACGCGCTTGCGCGCATTCAAGCTCGACCCGCAGCAGGCTCGGTTCCTGCCGGTGATCGCGCGCGGCGACTGGGTCGCGCTGTTGCGCCCGAATGGCGAGGTGGCGGGTTTCGCGCCTTATGACGGGTTTTTTTGA
- a CDS encoding type II toxin-antitoxin system VapC family toxin, with translation MMFVLDTNVVSELRKIRSGRADANVAKWADSVESVDLYLSVITVQELEIGVLLAERRDPAQGAVFRAWLDSHVLPAFAGRILPVDTAVAQRSAKLHVPDPRPVRDCLIAATALVHGMTVVTRNVADFEPCGVLLLNPWE, from the coding sequence CTGATGTTTGTTCTCGACACCAACGTCGTGTCCGAGCTGCGCAAAATTCGCTCGGGACGCGCCGATGCGAACGTGGCGAAGTGGGCCGACAGCGTGGAGTCTGTGGACCTGTACTTGTCCGTCATCACGGTGCAGGAGCTGGAAATCGGCGTGCTGCTGGCAGAGCGCCGCGACCCGGCGCAGGGCGCGGTGTTTCGGGCATGGCTCGACAGCCATGTTTTGCCCGCGTTCGCCGGCCGTATCCTGCCCGTTGATACGGCCGTGGCACAGCGCAGCGCGAAGCTTCATGTACCTGATCCGCGCCCTGTCCGGGATTGCCTGATCGCTGCAACCGCGCTTGTGCATGGCATGACCGTCGTCACCCGCAACGTTGCCGATTTTGAGCCGTGCGGTGTGCTGCTGCTCAATCCTTGGGAGTAA